The Lactuca sativa cultivar Salinas mitochondrion, complete genome genomic interval ATGGGCAACTATCTCCTGCGGTTCGGAGAGGACTCAGCTGTTAGTTAGTACCCCCTTGGTTTCGGGGTGGACCCTTTCACTCTATTTTATTATATACGCTTAGTGAAAAGAATGTTTTTTGATACACCTAGGACATGGATTCTATATGAACCAATGGATCGTGACAAGTCGTTACTACTAGCAATGACTTCCTCTTTCATTACTTCATTCTTTCCATATCCCTCTCCTTTGTTCTCAGTTACTCATCAAATGGCACTCAGTTCATATCTTTAATTTAAGTTCGATCATTGACAAGGTTCAAAGAAAGGGTGGGCTATTGATAAAGAATCGATTCCAAACCACAATGCTAGCAGATGGCGGGCCTCCGCTTTTATTTTCATTCATTTTTCCTATTAAAAAAATAAAATAAAGACTCCCGGCGATCTTTGACCGGGCGGGGTAGGCAGAAGTTGATCCGGTAGATCGACTAGCAGTTTCAGCTACTGCTCGTGATGATGATTTTGATTAGCGAGATGTTCACTTTTACTTGGATTATGCAATAGATTTTGCTTATTCTCCTCCCACGACGTGCCTAGCTATTACGTTCCGACTCATGCATCTGCCGGTAAAGTAAAGCACGTCCAAAGTGATGCGCGCCCCCATAGAAAGAAGCACGCCCGCCCGAAGTAGCATCCTTAGACACGTCCTTATCGCGGGAGGAGAAGAGACAAAAGATTCATATGAGAAAACATAAGTAAACGCGCCTCTGCTTGAGCCTCCAAAGATAAAGGCACATGAACAGCCATTTGATCCCCGTCAAAGTCTGCATTGAAGCCCTTACAAACTAATGGATGTAAACAAATAGCGCGCCCTTCCACTAAAACGGGGAGGAATGCCTGTATGCCTAATCTATGCAGAGTAGGCGCTCTATTCAGCAATACAGGATGGTCATCCAGAATTTCCTGAAGTATTTCCCATACAATCGGTTTTTTTTTCCGAATTTGACTCTTAGCAACTCCTATGTTCGAAGCAAGATGTTTTCTAATTAGGTCACGAATTACAAATGCCTGGAAAAGTTCTATTGCTATTTCGCGAGGCAATCCACATCGATGTAATGAAAGTGAAGGGCCCACGACAATCACGGACCGCCCTGAATAATCGACCCGTTTACCAAGCAGAGTCTCGCGAACTCTTCCTTCTTTGCCTTCAATTACATCTGAAAGCGACTTGTAAACTCTATTATGATCATCCCTCATTGGTTGTCCGCAGATTCCATTATCAAGAAGTGCATCCACGGCTTCTTGTAGCAATTTTTCCTGAGATATTATTAATTCTTCTGGCGTAGCTATACTTGTTGTTAATAGATCTGTAAGAGTATTATTCCGATAGATAATTCTTCTATAGATTTCATTAATATCCGAGGTCACTAGTTTATCCTCATCTATATGATAGATTGGTCTCAACTCAGGAGGAAGAACTGGTAATAGACGCAAAACCATCCATTTTGGTTCTATATTTGTTCGAATAAAATGCTTAGCCAATTCCATGCGTCTAAGCAAAAAATCTTTTCTTCTTCCAACTTTTCGATCTTCCCATTCGTTCCCTGTGGGTTCCTCTTCCTCCAATTCTTTCCATTCTACCAATGAATAGTCTATAATAATTCGTAAATCTAGATTGGCTAATTGTTGTCTGATAGAACCTCCCCCGGTAGACATCTCTCGATTTCGAAATGTATCGAAGCTCCGGGTAGTAAAAAAAATGGGGATCCTGTATTTCCAGGGTTGAATTTCATATTCTAATAAACCCCGTAATCGTAAAAAAGTAGGTTTTTTATCTATGGGCCTAGCAAAATAAAAATTGGGATAGGATCTCCCCCCCCGCAAAATCGGACGTGAAAGTTTCCTTTCATCCGGCTCAAGTAGGTATACCAAAAAAAGAAAAAGCGTCCCCCGCGAAAGTCAAAAAGGAAGAGCCTAAAATCATGCCCTTTTTCGAGCTTTCTGATAGCCCCTTTCTCGTATTTCAACCCTTACTAAATTAGCAGGGATGTCTCCATGCAGGCGCTAGGAGGGATGTCTCGCTCATCAGCCAGCTCGACGGTTCTATCAGTCAGTCAGAAAGAGAGATAAGTAACGGTAATGGTAGGCCTTACGGAGGTGTTAGGTGGAGGCGTTGATGCTGTACGTGCTGTTGTCGATGATAGTAAGGTGTTGCTGCTTTCTTAGAATCAGTAGCTCAGCCTGCCAATAACGAATTGTTTCGAGTCACGAATAGGAAATCAAGGGAGGTAAGCAGCTCATCAAATAGCAGAATTCTTGGTTTCTTTATGAAATGACTTCGACGAAGGCGATATAGCTAGTGAGTCCATACGTCTTTTGCCCTGGCATTTCGAAACGGCTTTTGCTATGGAATTGAGAAGATCGGCTCAAGATCACGCTGAACAGCAAAGGAATCACAGCAATCAAGCCCGCTTCTTTTTGAGTTATCCAATTAATTGAACCAAGCGGGACAAAAGCAAAGAGCTAGTATGAGTCTCCTGCTCTTAAAAGGTGTGGATTAGCTGCTCCGACCTTGAATCGTATCTCGGCCGGTTAACGATGCTAGTAACTCAAATCTAGGACTAGGAAGAAGAGCCAGGAAGAGACCTCTTTCTTGTTCTGTTGTTCGAGGAATTGCTTCAAGGGAAGGAAAGGAAGCAGGGAAGCTAGCTATTGAGTTTCCAACTTTTGGGCGGATAGCATTAATAAGAAGTCGTTAGACCGACCGATTCTTCGAATTAGGAATTCGATACATTGATTATAGCGACTTCTGATAGCAATTCACTAGTGCCAAGGAGCGGGTATCGAGAATCAGGGGAACAGCTAGAAAAGGGAAGAAATCCGCCTAGACTGGAGGGTTCTGTCTTCGAGTTCATCTCGGTTCTTGTTTGAGATTATAGTAGCGACTGCTGTACTTTCCATTCCAGATTTCCTATCCAATGAACGACTGACGGTTCTTTGATGCTGTCTTAGTAACAGAAAACTCGCTTTCCGGCTGCCTTCCATCCCGGCTAAGCAACCCCTCGAAGAGCGGCTGAGGCTAGTCCTACCTGTTCTTCGGTCGAGTTACAGAAAGTCAACCCCCGAT includes:
- the RNAP gene encoding RNA polymerase (putative RNA editing or alternative translation initiation at non-AUG) gives rise to the protein TLFLFLVYLLEPDERKLSRPILRGGRSYPNFYFARPIDKKPTFLRLRGLLEYEIQPWKYRIPIFFTTRSFDTFRNREMSTGGGSIRQQLANLDLRIIIDYSLVEWKELEEEEPTGNEWEDRKVGRRKDFLLRRMELAKHFIRTNIEPKWMVLRLLPVLPPELRPIYHIDEDKLVTSDINEIYRRIIYRNNTLTDLLTTSIATPEELIISQEKLLQEAVDALLDNGICGQPMRDDHNRVYKSLSDVIEGKEGRVRETLLGKRVDYSGRSVIVVGPSLSLHRCGLPREIAIELFQAFVIRDLIRKHLASNIGVAKSQIRKKKPIVWEILQEILDDHPVLLNRAPTLHRLGIQAFLPVLVEGRAICLHPLVCKGFNADFDGDQMAVHVPLSLEAQAEARLLMFSHMNLLSLLLPR